One segment of Meriones unguiculatus strain TT.TT164.6M chromosome 3, Bangor_MerUng_6.1, whole genome shotgun sequence DNA contains the following:
- the Srm gene encoding spermidine synthase, with protein sequence MEPGPDGPAAPGPAAIREGWFRETCSLWPGQALSLQVEQLLHHRRSRYQDILVFRSKTYGNVLVLDGVIQCTERDEFSYQEMIANLPLCSHPNPRKVLIIGGGDGGVLREVVKHPSVESVVQCEIDEDVIEVSKKFLPGMAIGYSSSKLTLHVGDGFEFMKQNQDAFDVIITDSSDPMGPAESLFKESYYQLMKTALKEDGILCCQGECQWLHLDLIKEMRHFCKSLFPVVGYAYCTIPTYPSGQIGFMLCSKNPNTNFREPVQQLTQAQVEQMQLKYYNSDMHRAAFILPEFTRKALNDIS encoded by the exons ATGGAGCCCGGCCCTGACGGCCCAGCCGCGCCCGGCCCCGCCGCCATCCGTGAGGGCTGGTTCCGAGAGACCTGCagcctgtggcctggccaggcccTGTCGCTGCAGGTGGAGCAGCTGCTGCACCACCGGCGCTCGCGGTACCAAGACATCCTCGTCTTCCGCAG TAAAACCTACGGTAACGTGCTGGTTCTGGATGGCGTCATCCAGTGTACTGAGAGGGACGAGTTCTCCTACCAGGAGATGATCGCCAACCTGCCGCTCTGCAGCCACCCCAACCCGCGGAAG GTGCTGATCATCGGGGGTGGAGATGGGGGCGTCCTGCGGGAAGTGGTGAAGCACCCCTCTGTGGAGTCTGTGGTCCAGTGCGAGATCGATGAG GATGTCATCGAAGTCTCTAAGAAGTTCCTGCCTGGCATGGCCATCGGCTACTCCAGCTCAAAGCTAACCCTCCATGTAGGGGATGGCTTTGAGTTCATGAAACAGAACCAAGATGCCTTTGACGTCATCATCACCGACTCCTCAGACCCCATGG GCCCTGCCGAGAGCCTCTTCAAGGAGTCCTACTACCAGCTCATGAAGACAGCACTCAAGGAAGATGGCATCCTCTGCTGCCAGG GTGAGTGCCAGTGGCTGCACCTCGACCTCATCAAGGAGATGAGGCATTTCTGCAAATCTCTCTTCCCTGTGGTGGGCTATGCCTACTGCACCATCCCCACCTACCCCAGTGGCCAGATCGGCTTCATGCTGTGCAGTAAGAACCCG AACACAAACTTCCGGGAGCCCGTGCAGCAGCTGACACAGGCCCAGGTGGAGCAGATGCAGCTGAAATACTATAACTCGGACATGCACCGTGCAGCCTTCATACTGCCGGAGTTCACCCGCAAG GCCCTCAATGACATAAGCTGA
- the Exosc10 gene encoding exosome component 10, producing the protein MAPPSPREHQAAPATKPDAEMVLPGFPDADSFVKFALGSVVAVTKASGGLPQFGDEYDFYRSFPAFQAFCETQGDRLLQCMSRVMQYHGCRSNIRDRSKVTELEDKFDLLVDTNDVILERVGILLDEASGVNKHQQPVLPAGLQVPKTIVSSWNRKAGEYGKKAKSETFRLLHAKNILRPQLKFREKIDNSNTPFLPKIFVKPNAQKPLPQALSKERRERPQDRPEDLDVPPALADLIHQQRTQQLEQDMFAHPYQYELDHFTPPDSMLQKPQPQLYRPVEETPCHFVSSLEELVELNEKLLGCQEFAVDLEHHSYRSFLGLTCLMQISTRTEDFIVDTLELRSDMYILNESLTDPAIVKVFHGADSDIEWLQKDFGLYVVNMFDTHQAARLLNLARHSLDHLLRLYCGVESNKQYQLADWRIRPLPEEMLSYARDDTHYLLYIYDRMRLELWERGNDQPVQLQVVWQRSRDICLKKFVKPIFTDESYLELYRKQKKHLNSQQLAAFQLLFAWRDKTARREDESYGYVLPNHMMLKIAEELPKEPQGIIACCNPVPPLVRQQINEMHLLVQQAREMPLLKSEAATGVKKSGPLPSTERLENDLFGPHDCSHAPPDNYPITPTDGTMPLKKQPNLFAEGKGETSLDARCLLATAVITLFSEPSDEESGKTPLTVAQKKAQNIMESFENPFRMFLPSLEHKAHISQAAKFDPSSKIYEISNRWKLASQVQVQKEPKETTKKKVAEQTAAQEQAKEESDAAMLEPAIPVRQQAALENATKKRERATSDMRTTEQKQEKKRLKSSKKPKDPDPPGKDFCPYDYSQSDFGAFAGDSKSKPSSQFDPNKLAPSGKKYVGAKKFKPSVGNKSMSFAAGKSDRGFRHNWPKR; encoded by the exons ATGGCGCCTCCCAGTCCCCGGGAGCATCAGGCCGCGCCAGCGACCAAGCCTGACGCGGAGATGGTGCTGCCTGGCTTCCCCGACGCAGACAGCTTCGTGAAA TTTGCACTTGGCTCGGTAGTGGCGGTTACCAAGGCATCCGGGGGCCTGCCACAGTTTGGCGATGAGTATGATTTTTACCGAAGTTTTCCTGCCTTCCAGGCATTTTGTGAAACTCAAGGAGACAGGTTGCTTCAGTG CATGAGTAGGGTAATGCAGTACCACGGGTGTCGCAGCAACATCAGAGATCGAAGTAAAGTGACTGAATTGGAGGACAAGTTCGACTTACTGGTTGATACCAATGATGTGATTTTGGAGAGAGTG GGTAtattgctggatgaagcctcggGTGTGAACAAGCATCAGCAGCCAGTCCTCCCTGCAGGGCTGCAGGTTCCCAAAACAATAGTGTCCAGTTGGAACCGAAAG GCAGGAGAATATGGCAAGAAAGCAAAATCTGAGACTTTCCGACTGCTGCATGCAAAAAACATCCTCCGACCTCAGCTCAAATTTCGAGAGAAGATTGACAATTCCAACACACCATTTCTCCCTAAAATCTTTGTCAAGCCCAATGCacagaagcccctccctcagg CTCTCTCAAAAGAAAGGCGGGAGCGCCCCCAGGATCGCCCTGAGGACCTGGATGTCCCCCCTGCCCTGGCTGATCTCATCCACCAGCAGAGAACCCAGCAACTTGAGCAGGACAT GTTTGCACATCCTTATCAGTATGAACTCGATCACTTTACCCCACCTGACTCAATGCTTCAGAAGCCGCAGCCCCAG TTGTACAGACCTGTAGAGGAGACACCCTGccattttgtatcctccctggAAGAGCTTGTGGAGCTCAACGAAAAGCTCCTGGGTTGTCAGGAGTTTGCAGTGGACCTAGAG CATCACTCATACAGAAGCTTCCTAGGACTGACCTGCCTGATGCAAATTTCCACCCGAACAGAAGACTTCATTGTTGATACTCTAGAGCTTCGAAGTGACATGTACATTCTCAATGAGAGCCTTACAGACCCAGCCATCGTTAAG GTCTTCCACGGTGCCGACTCTGACATAGAGTGGCTACAGAAAGACTTTGGCCTCTATGTGGTGAACATGTTTGATACGCACCAAGCAGCACGGCTTCTCAACCTGGCTCGCCATTCCCTTGACCATCTGCTGAGACTTTACTGTGGTGTGGAGTCAAACAAGCAGTATCAGCTGGCAGACTGGAGGATACG CCCTCTACCAGAGGAGATGCTAAGCTACGCCCGGGATGACACCCATTACCTGCTCTACATCTATGACCGAATGAGGCTGGAGCTGTGGGAGAGAGGCAACGACCAACCTGTGCAACTGCAGGTGGTGTGGCAGCGGAGCAGGGACATCTGCCTCAAG AAATTTGTCAAGCCTATCTTTACTGACGAGTCCTACCTTGAGCTGTATCGAAAGCAAAAGAAGCacctgaactcacagcagctggcGGCCTTTCAGTTGCTCTTTGCCTGGAGAGATAAAACAGCGCGAAGGGAGGATGAGAGCTACGG ATATGTTCTACCAAATCACATGATGCTAAAGATAGCTGAGGAACTGCCTAA GGAGCCTCAAGGCATCATAGCTTGCTGCAACCCAGTACCACCTCTTGTCCGGCAGCAGATCAATGAGATGCATCTCTTAGTTCAGCAGGCTCGGGAGATGCCCCTGCTCAAG tCTGAAGCTGCAACTGGAGTGAAGAAGAGCGGACCACTGCCTAGCACCGAG AGATTGGAAAATGATCTCTTTGGACCCCATGATTGCTCTCACGCTCCCCCAGATAACTACCCAATCACCCCAACTGATG GGACCATGCCACTTAAGAAACAGCCGAACCTCTTCGCTGAGGGCAAAGGAGAGACCTCTTTGGATGCCAGGTGCCTTCTTGCTACAGCTGTGATCACTTTATTCAGT GAACCTAGCGATGAGGAAAGTGGAAAGACTCCATTGACAGTTGCACAGAAAAAAGCCCAGAACATAATGGAGTCCTTTGAGAACCCATTTAGGATG TTCCTGCCTTCTCTGGAACACAAGGCCCACATCTCCCAAGCAGCAAAGTTTGATCCTTCTTCGAAAATCTATGAA ATCAGCAACCGCTGGAAGCTGGCCAGCCAGGTCCAAGTCCAGAAAGAACCCAAAGAAACAACCAAGAAGAAGGTAGCTGAACAAACAG CCGCCCAGGAGCAAGCAAAGGAGGAGTCTGATGCTGCCATGCTGGAACCCGCCATCCCTGTGCGGCAGCAAGCTGCG CTAGAAAATGCCactaagaagagagagagagccacaaGTGACATGAGGACCACagaacagaagcaggagaagaaacGACTAAAAAGCTCCAAGAAACCCAAGGACCCAGACCCCCCAGGGAAAGATTTCTGTCCCTATGACTACAGCCAGTCAGACTTCGGGGCCTTTGCTG GGGACAGCAAATCCAAGCCTTCCTCCCAGTTTGACCCAAATAAGCTGGCACCTTCTGGCAAG AAATATGTTGGAGCCAAAAAATTTAAACCGTCCGTGGGAAACAAAAGCATGTCCTTTGCTGCTGGGAAATCAGACAG AGGCTTCCGGCACAACTGGCCAAAGAGATAG